ATTGATGATGATACCTGCAAAAGTAACGCCAAAAGAACGCCAATCGTCTCCCGTCACAAAATATTTTTTCGTAAGATGCTGTAAAACAGTATTTTTTGGTGTAATTTTTTTTGGGCGTTCCCCGGCATCGCGTCCGTTCTTCCCTTTCAATGCCTCCGCCGGGTCGCGTGCTCTGCTTTATCCCGCCCTCCTGCGTCGGGTCGGGGATACCGCGGCCGCCCGCTAACGCAACCCCTTCTTCTTTCGACTGCCGTCGTTACGGGAGTGGCTTTTCGCTCAGCAGATTACCTTCCTTATACGTCCGGATCAGGATGGGAGTGCCCTGTTCGTCAAAATACGTCCAGTCGCCCGAATAGAACCAATGCCGCTCTTTGTCGGTCACGACCACGCGGGTCACACCTTTCGACGCGACTTTTCCGTTCGGATGATAGAACGTTACATCACACACCGAGTCGCGGTAGCGTTCTATTTTAAAGAGTTTCCCATTGGTGTAGTGCCGCCAGCGTTTTACCTCGTCGCCATGGCGATAGCGCCCCACGCTTTTGTAGCGCTGTTTGTCGTCAGCGTAAACTTCTTTCCAGCGGCCTTCCCGTTGGCCGTTGACCGTCCGGTTCGGGGCACATGCCACTAGCAATAGCAGAAAAAGAAATGCGGTGTATCTCATAGTTAGGAATGTCGTTCGAAAAAGAAGATGGTCATGCATACTGCCACTATCACAATGACCAATAGCAATAAGACAATCAGGAACAGCCGCGACGACTGCGGTCGGAACCACGGCCGCCTGACCGATTTTCGCCGGATCTTCTGCCACAGTTCGTCCGACGGTGTCTCATCGAAACCGGCACTTTTCGCTTTGAAGAGTTCGAAGAGTTCCTTATCGTTCATGGCTGCATTTTTTTGGATTGGGCCTCTGCCAATAACTTTTTCAACTTTTCCTTTGCATAGTTCAGTTGCGATTTCGACGTGCCTTCCGATATGTTCAGCATTTCGGCAATTTCGTGGTGCTTATACCCTTCAATTGCGAACAGGTTGAACACCAATCGCGCACCTTCGGGCAATACCAACAACATCTTCGATACGTCATCCATTTCAAAATCCCGCATCACCGCCGAGTCCACCGAAACATGTACATCTTCGATCTCAGCCCCGAAGCGGAACGGGTTTTTCTTTCGCAACTCCATCAGGCAATGGTTTACCGCAATCTTCAGGATCCATCCCGAAAAATTACCATCACCTTTAAACTGGCCGATTTTCGCGAAGACCGTCACAAAGGTATTCATCGCCATTTCCTCGGCCCGCTCCCGATCCTTCATA
This genomic interval from Flavobacterium sp. HJ-32-4 contains the following:
- a CDS encoding toxin-antitoxin system YwqK family antitoxin — encoded protein: MRYTAFLFLLLLVACAPNRTVNGQREGRWKEVYADDKQRYKSVGRYRHGDEVKRWRHYTNGKLFKIERYRDSVCDVTFYHPNGKVASKGVTRVVVTDKERHWFYSGDWTYFDEQGTPILIRTYKEGNLLSEKPLP
- a CDS encoding RNA polymerase sigma factor, with amino-acid sequence MSEKDLISGCLRQDPLSQHQLYKLYGARVLGICKRYMKDRERAEEMAMNTFVTVFAKIGQFKGDGNFSGWILKIAVNHCLMELRKKNPFRFGAEIEDVHVSVDSAVMRDFEMDDVSKMLLVLPEGARLVFNLFAIEGYKHHEIAEMLNISEGTSKSQLNYAKEKLKKLLAEAQSKKMQP